AGTCACGAACGTAGACAACGTGGCCGTCATCTTCTTCGTCATCCCAATCATCCCAGTCATCGTCTTCAGTAATCACGTCTTTACCTGACATGGCATCTTTGTGGTAGTCATCCCACATGAAGTCGACTTTCTCTTCTTCAGAGACCTCTTCTTCCGCACGTGGTAGCGTTTCCATAAAGTCAGCTAACTTGTAGCAAAGCTCTTTAGTACCGCTCTTGTTAACCGCAGAGATCTTAAAGTATTCATCTTCCCAGCCAAGCGCATCAAGGATCTCTTGGATCACTTCATTTGCTTCTTCTTCTGGCATCAGATCAACTTTGTTGAATACCAACCAACGTGGCTTATCAGCCAGTTTATCACTGTACTGCTCAAGCTCATCGATGATGGTCAATGCATTTTCGATTGGGTTAGATTGGTCGATAGGCATAATATCGATCATGTGAAGCAGCACGCGACAGCGCTCTAAGTGCTTCAAGAAACGAATACCAAGGCCAGCACCATCCGCAGCACCTTCGATTAGACCTGGAATGTCAGCCACTACAAAGCTTTTCTCAGGAACCACACTCACAACGCCAAGACTTGGGATCAAGGTCGTAAATGGGTAGTCGGCTACCTTAGGTTTCGCAGCAGATACCGCGCGAATGAAGGTTGATTTACCTGCGTTTGGCAAACCAAGCATACCCACGTCTGCAAGCAGAAGTAGCTCAAGACGCAACTCACGCATTTCACCTTTGGTACCTAGCGTCTTTTGACGAGGTGCGCGGTTAACCGACGATTTAAAACGCGTGTTACCAAGACCGTGCCAACCACCTTTAGCAACCATGACTTTTTTGCCATGTTCAGCCACTTCTGCCACGATTTCGTTGGTGTGAATATCAACCGCACGAGTACCTACTGGCACTTTCATGACTTTATCTTTGCCACGCTTACCAGTACAGTTACCACCACGGCCATTTTCTCCGCGTTCCGCTTCATAGAAACGCTGGAAACGGTAGTCGATCAACGTGTTAAGGTTTTCATCTGCCTCGATATAGATATCGCCGCCGTCGCCGCCGTCGCCACCATCTGGGCCACCTTTCGCTACAAATTTCTCACGCCAAAAGCTAACAACACCGTTACCGCCGTCGCCCGCTTGGACTTTTACTACCGCTTCATCAACGAACTTCATCTCTTACTCCGACTACTTCTTCGCTTACCCACCATAAGGATAAGACGTCATCACGACGCACCTTATGGCTTCATTCGATTATCACTACATTTTAGCAGATGACAGAGACGACTCCCCACCAAGCTAGACCCTGTCTAAACCTAGAGTTTCGTCTCTATCGACTGCCTTCATTTTCAATAAAAATTAAAAACCCCGCCGACTCGGCAGGGCTTTTGAATTCAGCTTGAAAGCATTGTGTAATTTAGCGAGACGCTTAATTACTCAGCTTCGATGCTAACGAATTTACGGTTCTTAGGACCTTTAACTTCGAATTTCACTTTACCTTCAGTAAGAGCGAAAAGAGTATGGTCTTTACCGATACCAACGTTAGTACCAGCGTGGAACTTAGTACCACGTTGACGTACGATAATGTTACCTGCAAGAACAGACTCACCACCGAAACGCTTAACACCTAGACGTTTGCTTTCTGAATCGCGGCCGTTACGAGTAGAACCACCAGCTTTTTTGTGTGCCATTGTTAAACTCTCCTAATCGATTAAGCGTTGATGCCAGTGATTTTCACTTCCGTGAACCACTGACGGTGACCTTGTTGCTTACGAGAGTGCTTACGACGACGGAACTTAACGATTTTAACTTTATCGCCACGACCGTGTTGTACTACTTCAGCAACCACTTTGCCGCCCTCTACTAGAGGAGCGCCAACTTGAATATCTTCACCGTTAGCAACAAGAAGAACTTTATCAAATTCAACAGTTGCACCAGTTTCAACGTCTAATTTCTCTAAACGAAGAGTTTGACCTTCGCTTACACGGTGTTGTTTACCACCAGATTGGAAAACAGCGTACATATTTTACTCCGCTTTTTCCGCACAGCCTTTTGATTGTTATTTCAACAAATAGGGTGTGCGCTAAACTAATCATCAATAGGGCGCAGATTCTACGCGAATGATTACCCTATGACAAGCCATATTTTGAAAAAATTGGCGAAACACTAATCGCCAATCGAAAGTGCCGCAATAATGCCCTTTCACCATGTATTAATCAACGTTTTTTAGTGTATTATTCACAGATTATAACCAACGATTAAGCCTTACAGGCTCTAAGCTCAACCGGGTACGTAATGGATTTTAAAGCTATCCAAGCACTGACTGCCGATGATATGGCAAAAGTGAATGAAACAATACAAGCACAATTAAACTCTGAAGTTAGCCTTATCAATCAGCTTGGTTTTTACATCGTGAGCAGCGGTGGTAAGCGATTAAGACCACTTCTTGCTATCCTGTCAGCCAAAGCGCTGGGGTATCAGGGCAATGCTCACACGACAGCTGCTGCTTTTATAGAATTTATACATACTGCCACTCTATTACATGATGATGTGGTTGATGAGTCCGACATGCGACGCGGGAAAGCAACGGCAAACGCGGCGTTTGGAAATGCGGCGAGTGTATTGGTGGGTGACTACATCTACACACGCTCGTTCCAAATGATGACAGCACTCGGCTCACTGCGTATCTTGGAGCTAATGAGTGATGCGGTGAATGTCATTGCAGAAGGCGAAGTTCAACAGTTAATGAACTGTAACGACCCTGATACAAGCGAAGACAGCTACATGCAGGTTATCTATTCTAAAACCGCGCGTCTATTTGAAGCCGCTACGCAAGTTGGCGCGATACTCAATGACGCTACGCCAGAAGTAGAACTTGCCCTACAAAACTACGGTAAATACTTAGGTACCGCGTTCCAGCTTATCGATGATGTCATGGACTACACCTCTAGCGGTGAAGATATGGGTAAGAATGTTGGTGACGACCTTGCAGAAGGCAAACCGACTCTACCACTTATCCACGCAATGCAACACGGTGAAGCACACGAGAGCGAGATGATTCGCGAAGCGATTGAGAAAGGTAATGGCCTGGACAAAATCGACGCCATCATGGCGACAATGGAACGTGTCGGCTCGCTTACATACACCGAAGACATCGCCTTTAGAGAAGCAGATAAAGCGATTGATGCGCTTTCTGTGGTTCCTGATAGCGAATATAAAGAGGCACTCGTCGCACTTGCCTATATGGCAGTTAAACGCAGCGCATAAAAAAGAGGTAGCGGCTCGAGTTGCTACCCCTTTTTACTTTGACTTCGCTCAGCGCTATCCTAGTAGTATTGTTCGCAGCCATTATGCAGTTGTTGGTCTTCTTGGATCTCGTCGGCGTCTAACGCCCACTGAACATCACTGCCAAGTGGCTCGACCAATACCGAATTAGACGTTTTGTCGATTACTAATACCTGACCCACGCCATGCTGGGACTCGACCCACATCCCCTTACGTACTTTGTCTATTTCCATCATCCATCCCCCCATCTTGCAACACTGTTTTTACGTGCTCCTTAAGGGATAGATCAAAAAACCCAGTCTAGTAAAGACTGGGGTTGAATATTAAGCGGCTAAATTAGCAAGGTTCGGTGATTATTTCGCGAACTCAACACCAATCTCGATGTCTTTGTTTAGCGTTTCAAGCATGCCATCTAAAGCTGCTTTCTCGTAATCACTTAACTCACCGTAGCTAAGGATAGCTTCTGCGCCATCTTTACCTAGCTTAACTGGCTGTGCGAAGAAAGGAGCGTGTTCACCATCGCCTTCAACGTACGCGCATTCGATGACGTTTTCTTCACCTTGTAGGCCTTTCACTAGCGCTAGACCAAATCGACACGCCGCTTGACCCATTGATAGCGTTGCGCTGCCACCACCCGCTTTCGCTTCAACAACTTCAGTACCTGCGTTTTGAATGCGCTTGGTCAACGCTTCTACTTCTTCAGCCGTAAACTCAACACCTTCTACTTGAGAAAGAAGAGGAAGAATCGTGACACCAGAGTGACCACCGATAACCGGTACACGCACATCGCCTGGATCTTTTGCTTTTAGGTCAGCAACGAAGGTTTCTGAGCGAATCACATCCAGTGTTGTCACACCGAACAGCTTACGCTTGTCATAAACACCGGCTTTCTTAAGCACTTCTGCTGCGATTGGCACAGTCGTGTTCACTGGGTTTGTAATGATACCAATACACGCTGTCGGGCAAACTACCGCGATTTTTTCCGCCAAAGATTTCACGATACCAGCGTTAACATTGAATAGATCAGAACGATCCATACCTGGTTTACGTGCAACACCCGCTGAGATTAGCACCACATCGGCACCTTCAAGCGCTGGCGTTGGGTCTTCACCGGCATAACCTTTGATGGAAACTGGCGTCGGGATGTGGCTAAGGTCAGCCGCTACACCAGGAGTTACAGGGGCAATATCATAAAGGGCTAAATCAGAACCTGCTGGAAGACGGTTCTTAAGTAGTAGAGCTAGGGCTTGACCGATGCCACCCGCGGCACCAATAACAGCTACTTTCATGGTAGTTCTCCTTGAGATTGGTATCTCTTATTCATAGTTTTGTAGGGTAATTTTTCATCAGCTAGTAAAAAGCTATAGCATTCACTAATCGATTACAATCAATTAACCCCAGCTTTGCGAGGTCACGCAACTCGCTAATAACGTGCCACTAAACTAGCACGTAAACCCCCTCGTTAAAACCCACCTTTTACCTTGTTAATTATGAGGTTATGGTATTTTTCCGTGACATAGGTTTAAGTGATATTGTCGGCAGAAACCATGGATAAGTTGGTTAACATAGAGGTTCTGTGCCACAATACGGCGATCACTGCGAGTAGAACGAAGAATAAGAGGCGTATATGCGCAATAATGACAAACAAGATAATCTGGTTCGCGCGTTTAAAGCGTTATTAAAAGAAGAGCGATTTGGCTCTCAAGGTGAGATTGTCGACGCGTTAAAACACGAAGGGTTTGAAAATATTAACCAATCAAAAGTGTCGCGTATGTTGACTAAGTTTGGCGCAGTGAGAACCCGCAACGCCAAAATGGAAATGGTTTATTGTTTACCTGCTGAACTTGGCGTTCCGACTGTATCGAGTTCACTGCGTGAACTGGTACTCGATATCGACCATAACAACGCGTTAGTCGTCATTCATACTGGTCCCGGAGCTGCACAGCTCATCGCTCGATTGTTAGACTCACTGGGTAAAGCTGAAGGTATCTTGGGCGTTGTCGCTGGCGATGACACCATCTTTATTACTCCAACGCTTACAGTCTCTACGAAACAACTATTTGATTCTGTATGTGATTTGTTTGAATACGCTGGTTAAGTTTTAAACGTTAACATTCAGAACAATCTGTCACGGAGCAATCCGTTCCGTGATACTCATCACATCTTAAAAAAATCAAACTCTACCCCTTAAATTCGTCTTAATTATCTGTTTTATTTGACTTATATTCCAAAAATACATCGCCTCCTGCCATTTCTAGCACAGACAAATCCCCTATATCTATTAACAATCCAGTAATTTTCTTCCAATTTATTTGGTATGATTGCGCCACTTTTTCAACATATGGATTGAAAAAGATGCCGTTTCCACATAGGAAACCTCTGAAGACAACTATAGTTATTCAGGGCTAATAATGAATAAGGAAGGGAAATTCATGGCATTTAAGAAACTTGTTAAAATCGGTGCTATTGCCGCTGCAATAATGGGCGCAGGCGCTGTTAATGCTCAAGAGTTCATCACAATCGGTACAGGTTCGGTAACGGGGGTTTATTACCCTACTGGCGGTGCAATCTGTAAGCTTGTGAATAAAGGCCGTAAGGAACACAACATCCGTTGTTCAGTAGAGTCCACTGGTGGTTCTATCTACAATGTCAACACTATGCGTGCTGGTGAGTTAGATTTCGGTATCGTTCAATCTGACTGGCAATATCACGGCTACAACGGCACGAGCAAATTTGAAGAGCAAGGCCCTTACAAAAAGCTTCGTGCGATGTTCTCTTTGCACACAGAACCATTCAACATCATCGCTCGTTCTGATGCTGGTATCAACAACGTGACTGACCTAAAAGGTAAGCGTGTGAATATCGGTAACCCTGGTTCTGGTGACCGCGCAACAATGGGCGTTGTCATGGATGCAATGGGTTGGACTAACGATGACTTCAAACTGGCTTCTGAACTAAAAGGTTCTGAACGTTCACAAGCTCTTTGTGACAACAAAATCGACGCGTTCGTTTATGTTGTTGGCCATCCAAACGGATCAATCAAAGAAGCAACAACATCTTGTGAAGCTAAACTAATCTCTGCGACTGGCGAAAAAATCGATGAAATCGTTTCAGCAAACCCTTACTACGCTTACAGCAATGTACCGGCAGGTATGTACCGTGGCACAGAGGGTGACGTAAACAGCTTCGGTGTTGCCGCCACTATGGTAACCACATCAGACGTTTCTGACGAAACAGCATACAATGTGGCTAAAGCAGTATTTGAAAACTTCGATACATTCAAACGTCTTCACCCAGCGTTCGCTAACCTGAAGAAAGAAGACATGGTGAAAGCAGGTCTATCTATCCCGCTTCACCCAGGTGCTGAGAAGTACTACAAAGAAGTCGGTCTACTAAAATAAGACCACTTCGTAGGGGAGGCATCGCTTCCCCTACAGCTTTTCTATTATGAGTAACACTCAAAACAATTAACACCAGTGCATCCAACTGGTGTGGCTATTTGGGCTCTCTTTCCAAGCCCGTCATTAAGAGCCCAAAAACACAACAACTGCTACACGTTTGCATCCATTGACTACAATGTTAAATGCGAAATAGGTTCGTGCCTTTTTAATTAGCCTTTGGCTTAAACGTCACGAATCCAAAAATAATAAAGGACAACGTACATGACGCAGACAACACAACCGTCGCAAGATGTGCAAGACATGGTCGCACAGGCTGACACTGGCGCACGAAGCCCTAAGGGGATCCCTGCCAAAATTCTTTGGTTCGTGCCGCTATGTTGGTCACTGTTTCAACTTTGGTACGCTTCACCACTGCCATTTATATTTAACTTTGGCGTACTGAACGACACTGAAGCGCGCTCTATTCACCTAACCTTCGCTATTTTCCTAGCGTTTACCGCCTATCCAGCGATGAAGAATTCGCCTCGAGACAGAATTCCTGCCATCGACTGGATTTTGGCGCTTGCAGGCAGTTTTTCTGCCGCCTATATCTATTTATTCTATACCCAGCTTGCTGGGCGCTCTGGAGCACCGACGACAATGGATATCGTCGCTGCAGTCACGGGCATGGTGTTGCTATTAGAGGCGACACGCCGTGCACTCGGTCCACCGCTGATGGTGGTCGCTGCGGTGTTCTTGCTGTATACCTTTGGTGGCCCATACATGCCGGACGTCATCGCGCATAAAGGTGCAAGCCTTAACAAAGCGATGTCACACCTATGGCTCACCACTGAAGGTGTGTTTGGTGTTGCACTTGGTGTATCGACCTCGTTTGTATTCCTATTCGTACTATTCGGCGCAATGCTTGAACGTGCTGGTGCGGGTGCATACTTCATTAAAGTTGCGTTTTCACTGCTTGGCCATATGCGCGGCGGCCCTGCAAAAGCCGCGGTGGTTGCGTCTGGTTTATCTGGCCTAGTGTCGGGTTCATCGATTGCCAACGTAGTAACCACAGGTACCTTTACCATTCCACTGATGAAGCGTGTTGGCTTTCCTGGCACTAAAGCTGGTGCAGTAGAAGTGGCCGCGTCCACCAATGGACAGCTCACACCACCAATTATGGGTGCAGCGGCATTCTTGATGGTGGAATATGTCGGTATCTCTTACGTTGAGGTTATTAAAGCTGCACTTCTGCCAGCACTGATTTCTTATATTGCTCTTATCTACATCGTTCACCTAGAAGCATGTAAGGCTGGTATGACGGGTCTTCCTCGTCGCCACACCCCAACACTGGTACAAAGCCTGCTGTCGTTTACCGGTACTATTTTGGGTCTGTGCGTCATCAGCGCCGTAGTCTACTACGGTATTGGCTGGACTAAAGGTGTGTTCGGTGATGCAGCAACACCTATTGTGGGTGCAGTTCTCCTGCTTGCTTATGTTGGCTTGTTACGCATTTCGGCTAAGTACGCCAAAGAAGGCGGTCTTGAGATTGATGCAGAACTAAATGAGGTTCCTGATCCGGGTCCAACCATTAAGTCTGGTTTACACTTCTTGCTACCAATCGTGGTACTGGTTTGGTGTTTGACGGTTGAACGTTTCTCACCAGGTCTGTCCGCATTCTGGGCAACTGTGTTTATGATCTTTATCCTGATCACTCAGCGTCCTTTGATTGCTTTAATGGCGAAAACCAATGATGTTACCGAAGAACTTAAAGCGGGCTTCGTTGACCTAGCAGAAAGTCTTGTCTCTGGTGCTCGAAACATGATTGGTATCGGCGTGGCCACAGCGGCTGCAGGTACCGTAGTGGGTGTTGTTACTCTAACCGGTATTGGCCTTGTGATGACCGACTTCGTTGAGTTCATTTCCGGCGGTAACATCATCTTGATGCTGCTGTTTACCGCGGTTATCTCACTTATCTTAGGTATGGGTCTACCGACAACGGCGAACTACATCGTAGTATCAACACTGATGGCGCCAGTGATTGTAACGCTTGGCGCGGCACACGGTCTTATCATCCCACTGATTGCTGTTCACTTGTTCGTGTTCTATTTCGGTATTCTTGCTGATGATACGCCACCAGTAGGTCTCGCCGCCTTTGCTGCTGCAGCCATTGCTAAGTCAGACCCTATCCGTACCGGTATTCAAGGTTTTACCTACGATATTCGTACTGCCATTCTGCCGTTTATGTTTATCTTCAATACACAGCTATTGATGATGGGCATTGATTCTTGGTGGCATTTGGCACTGACGGTGATTTCAGCGATCATTGCGATGCTTATCTTCTCTGCAGCGACGCAAGGGTGGTGGTTTACTAAGAACAAGTGGTGGGAAACGGTGCTGCTTCTAGCGCTCACTTTCACCTTCTTCCGACCGGGTTTCTGGTGGGACATGATCTATCCAGCTAAGGTTCTTTCACCTGGGGTTGAGATAGCTCAAATTACTGAAAACCTAAATGTTGGACAATCACTTGAGTTAAGAGTCGCCGGTGAAACACTGGAAGGTAAATACGTCGAGAAGACCGTTCGTCTACCATTTGAAGATGACGCCGTTGGTGCAGACGATCGTATCTCATCTATGGGTCTAATGCTTAATGAAACTGACGGTAAAATGATTATCGATATGGTTGAATTTGGCAGCCCAGCTGAGGCATCTGGTCTAGACTTTGACTGGGAAATTAAATCTATCGTGCAGGAAGCGGATAGACCAATGAAAGAGTGGGTATTTGTACCTGCCCTGCTTTTACTTATTGCTATGGCGATGAATCAAAAGCGTCGCGCTCGTCGTGAAAACCTGAGCGCATAGGTAAGTTAGGCTCCAAGTTTAATGCTTGGAGCCTTCTACCTTTAAACGGAACGGATAATACTAGCCAAGCTTATGCTTTACCCTATGCTAGTAGGGTAGGAACCAAAAAGAGAAATAACATGTACAAGCAAATCCTTGTTCCTGTCGATCTGAATGACAAAGGCTTTTCAGACAAAGCCGTCGAAATCGCCGTTTGGCACGCCAAACACTCCAATGCAGAAGTGCATCTGCTGAATGTTCTGCCTGGCATTCACATGTCTATGGTCGCAAGCTACTTCCCTAAAGATGCGGCAGCACAAATGAAAAATGATGTGAAAGCACAATTAAAAGCGTTTGCCGAGCAGCATATCTCCGAAGATGTGGTGTACAAGGTACATGTTGCAGAGGGCAAGCCTTATGCGACTATCCTTGATTATGCCGAGCGCCTTGGCGCCGATCTCATCGTCATGCCAAGCCATAAACGCTCGAAAATTGATAAGGTTGTCCTTGGATCTGTGGCGAGTAAAGTGGTGCAAAATTCGCCTATTAACGTGCTGGTCGTAAAACCACAGACAAGTTAAGCCACAGGCAAGCTAACCGTATGCATACTATAAAGCCCCACCTCACGTGGGGCTTTTTGTTTGTGCGGTTTCTAAATGGCGCTCCTCTATACCACTCGGTTCTGATCAACGCCTTCCATCGCGACTTCAAGGTTACTGACCAGTATTTCGCACAACTTGGTTATCGATGAATCGCTACCCCACGCGACATGCGGCGTCAGTATTAAGTTGGGCAGTTGCTGATTGGCGACTAACGGGTTATCCATAGGCGCAGGCTCTTCGATAAAGACATCAACGCCAGCACCGGCAATATCTCCCTCTTTTAGTGCTGCGATAAGCGCCGCCTCATCAACCAAGCCACCACGACCGGTATTAATAAGCACGGCCGTCGACTTCATTTTACTCAGCGCAGCAGTATCAATCAGGTTTCGAGTTTCTTCAGTGAGTGGGCACAGCAGCGCTATCGCATCACTACTGGCTAAACACTCCTCAAATGCGACATACCCTGAGCGGCACTGGGCAGCACCTTTACGTTCAGCAAACTGCACCTTAATACCGATGGCACGTGCCAATACCGCCGTAGCCTGCCCTAACGCACCACTACCAATGATACCGAGTGTAGAGCCCGCCATATCTTGAATTGGATGAGTAAAGAAACAGAACTTGTTTTGCCGCAGCCACTCGCCCGCAGCAATATCACTATGGTAGGCCAAAAGGTTTCGCTTTAAGGCAAATAGCAAACCAATGATGTGTTCAGGGACGGATTGGGTCGCATACCCTTGAATATTGGTGACGCGAATGCCACGCTGTTGGCAGTAGTCCAAATCCACATTGT
The Vibrio sp. CB1-14 DNA segment above includes these coding regions:
- a CDS encoding TAXI family TRAP transporter solute-binding subunit; the encoded protein is MAFKKLVKIGAIAAAIMGAGAVNAQEFITIGTGSVTGVYYPTGGAICKLVNKGRKEHNIRCSVESTGGSIYNVNTMRAGELDFGIVQSDWQYHGYNGTSKFEEQGPYKKLRAMFSLHTEPFNIIARSDAGINNVTDLKGKRVNIGNPGSGDRATMGVVMDAMGWTNDDFKLASELKGSERSQALCDNKIDAFVYVVGHPNGSIKEATTSCEAKLISATGEKIDEIVSANPYYAYSNVPAGMYRGTEGDVNSFGVAATMVTTSDVSDETAYNVAKAVFENFDTFKRLHPAFANLKKEDMVKAGLSIPLHPGAEKYYKEVGLLK
- a CDS encoding universal stress protein — protein: MYKQILVPVDLNDKGFSDKAVEIAVWHAKHSNAEVHLLNVLPGIHMSMVASYFPKDAAAQMKNDVKAQLKAFAEQHISEDVVYKVHVAEGKPYATILDYAERLGADLIVMPSHKRSKIDKVVLGSVASKVVQNSPINVLVVKPQTS
- the ispB gene encoding octaprenyl diphosphate synthase, whose amino-acid sequence is MDFKAIQALTADDMAKVNETIQAQLNSEVSLINQLGFYIVSSGGKRLRPLLAILSAKALGYQGNAHTTAAAFIEFIHTATLLHDDVVDESDMRRGKATANAAFGNAASVLVGDYIYTRSFQMMTALGSLRILELMSDAVNVIAEGEVQQLMNCNDPDTSEDSYMQVIYSKTARLFEAATQVGAILNDATPEVELALQNYGKYLGTAFQLIDDVMDYTSSGEDMGKNVGDDLAEGKPTLPLIHAMQHGEAHESEMIREAIEKGNGLDKIDAIMATMERVGSLTYTEDIAFREADKAIDALSVVPDSEYKEALVALAYMAVKRSA
- a CDS encoding TRAP transporter permease, translated to MTQTTQPSQDVQDMVAQADTGARSPKGIPAKILWFVPLCWSLFQLWYASPLPFIFNFGVLNDTEARSIHLTFAIFLAFTAYPAMKNSPRDRIPAIDWILALAGSFSAAYIYLFYTQLAGRSGAPTTMDIVAAVTGMVLLLEATRRALGPPLMVVAAVFLLYTFGGPYMPDVIAHKGASLNKAMSHLWLTTEGVFGVALGVSTSFVFLFVLFGAMLERAGAGAYFIKVAFSLLGHMRGGPAKAAVVASGLSGLVSGSSIANVVTTGTFTIPLMKRVGFPGTKAGAVEVAASTNGQLTPPIMGAAAFLMVEYVGISYVEVIKAALLPALISYIALIYIVHLEACKAGMTGLPRRHTPTLVQSLLSFTGTILGLCVISAVVYYGIGWTKGVFGDAATPIVGAVLLLAYVGLLRISAKYAKEGGLEIDAELNEVPDPGPTIKSGLHFLLPIVVLVWCLTVERFSPGLSAFWATVFMIFILITQRPLIALMAKTNDVTEELKAGFVDLAESLVSGARNMIGIGVATAAAGTVVGVVTLTGIGLVMTDFVEFISGGNIILMLLFTAVISLILGMGLPTTANYIVVSTLMAPVIVTLGAAHGLIIPLIAVHLFVFYFGILADDTPPVGLAAFAAAAIAKSDPIRTGIQGFTYDIRTAILPFMFIFNTQLLMMGIDSWWHLALTVISAIIAMLIFSAATQGWWFTKNKWWETVLLLALTFTFFRPGFWWDMIYPAKVLSPGVEIAQITENLNVGQSLELRVAGETLEGKYVEKTVRLPFEDDAVGADDRISSMGLMLNETDGKMIIDMVEFGSPAEASGLDFDWEIKSIVQEADRPMKEWVFVPALLLLIAMAMNQKRRARRENLSA
- the argR gene encoding transcriptional regulator ArgR — encoded protein: MRNNDKQDNLVRAFKALLKEERFGSQGEIVDALKHEGFENINQSKVSRMLTKFGAVRTRNAKMEMVYCLPAELGVPTVSSSLRELVLDIDHNNALVVIHTGPGAAQLIARLLDSLGKAEGILGVVAGDDTIFITPTLTVSTKQLFDSVCDLFEYAG
- the rpmA gene encoding 50S ribosomal protein L27, yielding MAHKKAGGSTRNGRDSESKRLGVKRFGGESVLAGNIIVRQRGTKFHAGTNVGIGKDHTLFALTEGKVKFEVKGPKNRKFVSIEAE
- a CDS encoding D-2-hydroxyacid dehydrogenase, encoding MAAKKIVFLDRDTIPAHIPIPTPAFDHQWVNYSKTEPHEVKQRIADADIVVSNKVVLGADVLSNAAKLEHIAVAATGVNNVDLDYCQQRGIRVTNIQGYATQSVPEHIIGLLFALKRNLLAYHSDIAAGEWLRQNKFCFFTHPIQDMAGSTLGIIGSGALGQATAVLARAIGIKVQFAERKGAAQCRSGYVAFEECLASSDAIALLCPLTEETRNLIDTAALSKMKSTAVLINTGRGGLVDEAALIAALKEGDIAGAGVDVFIEEPAPMDNPLVANQQLPNLILTPHVAWGSDSSITKLCEILVSNLEVAMEGVDQNRVV
- the mdh gene encoding malate dehydrogenase; this translates as MKVAVIGAAGGIGQALALLLKNRLPAGSDLALYDIAPVTPGVAADLSHIPTPVSIKGYAGEDPTPALEGADVVLISAGVARKPGMDRSDLFNVNAGIVKSLAEKIAVVCPTACIGIITNPVNTTVPIAAEVLKKAGVYDKRKLFGVTTLDVIRSETFVADLKAKDPGDVRVPVIGGHSGVTILPLLSQVEGVEFTAEEVEALTKRIQNAGTEVVEAKAGGGSATLSMGQAACRFGLALVKGLQGEENVIECAYVEGDGEHAPFFAQPVKLGKDGAEAILSYGELSDYEKAALDGMLETLNKDIEIGVEFAK
- the cgtA gene encoding Obg family GTPase CgtA, whose translation is MKFVDEAVVKVQAGDGGNGVVSFWREKFVAKGGPDGGDGGDGGDIYIEADENLNTLIDYRFQRFYEAERGENGRGGNCTGKRGKDKVMKVPVGTRAVDIHTNEIVAEVAEHGKKVMVAKGGWHGLGNTRFKSSVNRAPRQKTLGTKGEMRELRLELLLLADVGMLGLPNAGKSTFIRAVSAAKPKVADYPFTTLIPSLGVVSVVPEKSFVVADIPGLIEGAADGAGLGIRFLKHLERCRVLLHMIDIMPIDQSNPIENALTIIDELEQYSDKLADKPRWLVFNKVDLMPEEEANEVIQEILDALGWEDEYFKISAVNKSGTKELCYKLADFMETLPRAEEEVSEEEKVDFMWDDYHKDAMSGKDVITEDDDWDDWDDEEDDGHVVYVRD
- the rplU gene encoding 50S ribosomal protein L21, coding for MYAVFQSGGKQHRVSEGQTLRLEKLDVETGATVEFDKVLLVANGEDIQVGAPLVEGGKVVAEVVQHGRGDKVKIVKFRRRKHSRKQQGHRQWFTEVKITGINA